In Gordonia sp. SL306, the genomic window TGGCCGGCGCCGAAGGCATGGATCTGGAGCGGCGGGCGTTCGTGGTCCGCAAGCGGGTCCAGGCCGAGCTGGGCACCAAGGGCGCCGGGGCCGACGGTCCGGGCCGCGAGACCGTGTACTTCCCGAGCCTGTCCGGTCAGACCTTTGTCTACAAGGGCATGCTGACCACCCCGCAGCTGCGTGAGTTCTATCTGGATCTGCAGGATTCGCGCCTCGAGAGCGCTCTCGGGCTGGTGCATTCGCGATTCTCGACCAACACCTTCCCGTCGTGGCCGCTGGCCCATCCGTTCCGCCGCGTCGCGCACAACGGCGAGATCAACACCGTCACCGGCAACGAGAACTGGATGCGGGCGCGTGAGGCGCTGATCGACGCCAGTGCGTTCGGTGACAGCGACGTGGCCGACAAGATCTTCCCGACCTGCACGCCGGGTGCGTCGGACACCGCACGTTTCGACGAGGTGCTCGAACTGCTCCATCTCGGCGGTCGCAGCCTGCCGCACGCGGTGCTGATGATGATCCCCGAGGCGTGGGAGCGCCACGAGTCGATGAAGCCGGAGCACAAGGCGTTCTACGAGTACCACTCGGCGCTGATGGAGCCGTGGGACGGACCGGCATCGGTCTGCTTCACCGACGGCACCGTGGTCGGCGCGGTGCTCGACCGGAACGGGCTGCGCCCGAGCCGCGTCTGGGTCACCAAGGACGGTCTCGTGGTGATGGCCTCGGAGGTCGGTGTGCTCGACATCGACCACGCCGACGTGGTGCAGAAGATGCGCCTGCAGCCGGGCCGGATGTTCCTGGTGGACACCGCGGCCGGGCGCATCGTCGACGACGAGGAGATCAAGGACGAACTCGCCGCCGAGCACCCGTACCAGGAGTGGCTGGACGCCGGCCTGGTCCACATCGACGACGTCGACCCGCTGCCGCACGTGCACATGGCCCATGACCGGGTCGCTCTGCGCCAGCAGGTGTTCGGCTACACCAACGAAGAGCTCAACCTGTTGGTCGCGCCGATGGCCAAGACCGGCGCCGAGGCGATCGGCTCGATGGGTACCGACACCCCGATCGCGGTGCTGTCGGCGCGTCCGCGCATGCTCTTCGACTACTTCCAGCAGATGTTCGCCCAGGTGACCAACCCGCCGCTGGACGCGATCCGCGAAGAGGTCGTCACCAGCATCGGCGGCACCATCGGTCGCGAGGCCGACCTGCTCCATCCCGGTCCCGAGTCGTGCAGGCAGATCATGCTGCCGCAGCCAGTCCTCGACAACGACACGCTCGCCAAGCTCGTCCGCATCGACGACAACGACGAGCTGCCGGACTTCAGCAGCGCCCACATCCACGGCCTGTATCCGGTGGCCGAGGGTGGCGACGGGCTGCGCCGTGCACTCGACGAGGTGCGCACCAAGGTGAGCGCCGCCATCGCCGACGGCGTGTCGATCATCGTGCTCAGCGACCGGGAGTCGGATGAGAAGCTCGCGCCGATCCCGTCGCTGCTGCTGACCGCGGCCGTCCACCACCACTTGGTGCGTGAGCGCAAGCGCACCCGCGTCGGGCTCATCGTCGAGTCCGGCGACTGCCGCGAGGTGCACCACGCGGCGACGCTGATCGGCTTCGGTGCCGCAGCCGTGAACCCGTACATGGCCTTCGAGTCGATCGAGGACATGGTCGAGCGGGGCGTTCTCGGCGACATCGACTTCCCAACAGCGCGCAAGAACTACATCAAGGCCGCAGGCAAGGGTGTGCTCAAGGTGATGAGCAAGATGGGTATCTCCACCCTCGCCTCGTACACCGGCGCACAGCTGTTCCAGGTCATCGGTCTGTCGCAGGACACCGTCGACGAGTTCTTCACAGGTCTCAACAGCCAGCTCGGCGGCATCGGCCTCGACGAGATCGCCGGCGACGTCGCCACCCGGCACGCCTTGGCCTTCACCGAGCGGCCGACCGAACGGGCGCATCGTGAGCTCGAGGTCGGCGGCGAGTACCAGTGGCGTCGCGAGGGTGAATACCACCTGTTCAACCCGGACACCGTGTTCAAACTGCAGCACTCCACACGGACCGGGCAGTACAAGGTCTTCAAGGAGTACACCAAGCTCGTCGACGACCAGTCGTCCAAGATGGCGTCACTGCGTGGCCTGTTCGACTTCAATTTCGGTGACCGCGATCCGATCCCGATCGACAAGGTCGAACCGGCGAGCGAGATCGTCAAGCGGTTCTCCACCGGAGCGATGAGCTTCGGCTCGATCTCGGCCGAGGCCCACGAGACGCTGGCCATCGCCATGAACCGTCTCGGCGGTCGGTCGAACTCCGGCGAGGGCGGCGAGGACACCCGCCGTTTCCACCACGACGAGAACGGCGATTGGCGCCGCAGTGCGATCAAACAGGTCGCCTCCGGCCGCTTCGGCGTGACGTCGCACTACCTGACCAACTGCACCGACATCCAGATCAAGATGGCGCAGGGCGCGAAGCCCGGCGAGGGTGGTCAGCTCCCGCCGCACAAGGTCTATCCGTGGGTGGCCGAGGTGCGCGGTTCGACGCCGGGTGTCGGCCTCATCTCGCCGCCGCCGCACCACGACATCTATTCGATCGAGGATCTCGC contains:
- the gltB gene encoding glutamate synthase large subunit, with translation MKHAPGPTGLYDPVNEHDSCGVAFVVDMHGRRSRDIVDKAITALVNLEHRGAAGAEPNTGDGAGIMIQVPDRFLRESVDFELPAEGAYATGIAFLPQGSEDARVACEGVEKIIEAEGLTLLGWREVPTNENSLGALARDAMPTFRQVFLAGAEGMDLERRAFVVRKRVQAELGTKGAGADGPGRETVYFPSLSGQTFVYKGMLTTPQLREFYLDLQDSRLESALGLVHSRFSTNTFPSWPLAHPFRRVAHNGEINTVTGNENWMRAREALIDASAFGDSDVADKIFPTCTPGASDTARFDEVLELLHLGGRSLPHAVLMMIPEAWERHESMKPEHKAFYEYHSALMEPWDGPASVCFTDGTVVGAVLDRNGLRPSRVWVTKDGLVVMASEVGVLDIDHADVVQKMRLQPGRMFLVDTAAGRIVDDEEIKDELAAEHPYQEWLDAGLVHIDDVDPLPHVHMAHDRVALRQQVFGYTNEELNLLVAPMAKTGAEAIGSMGTDTPIAVLSARPRMLFDYFQQMFAQVTNPPLDAIREEVVTSIGGTIGREADLLHPGPESCRQIMLPQPVLDNDTLAKLVRIDDNDELPDFSSAHIHGLYPVAEGGDGLRRALDEVRTKVSAAIADGVSIIVLSDRESDEKLAPIPSLLLTAAVHHHLVRERKRTRVGLIVESGDCREVHHAATLIGFGAAAVNPYMAFESIEDMVERGVLGDIDFPTARKNYIKAAGKGVLKVMSKMGISTLASYTGAQLFQVIGLSQDTVDEFFTGLNSQLGGIGLDEIAGDVATRHALAFTERPTERAHRELEVGGEYQWRREGEYHLFNPDTVFKLQHSTRTGQYKVFKEYTKLVDDQSSKMASLRGLFDFNFGDRDPIPIDKVEPASEIVKRFSTGAMSFGSISAEAHETLAIAMNRLGGRSNSGEGGEDTRRFHHDENGDWRRSAIKQVASGRFGVTSHYLTNCTDIQIKMAQGAKPGEGGQLPPHKVYPWVAEVRGSTPGVGLISPPPHHDIYSIEDLAQLIHDLKNANPQARIHVKLVSEVGVGTVAAGVSKAHADVVLISGHDGGTGATPLTSMKHAGSPWEIGLAETQQTLLLNGLRDRIVVQVDGQLKTGRDVVVAALLGAEEYGFATAPLVVSGCIMMRVCHLDTCPVGVATQNPLLRERFTGKPEFVENFFMFIAEEVRELLARLGFRTLQEAVGHVETLDTAKALAHWGSAKAGKLDLSSVLAMPESPFMNQDLYCSGAQDHSLDKALDQQLIAQSREAIDHGTRVSFGSKITNVNRTVGTMLGHEVTKTYGAQGLPDGTIIIDFTGSAGNSFGAFVPKGITLRLEGDANDFVGKGLSGGRLVVRPARNAPEGFVAEDNIIAGNVIGFGATKGKIFLRGVVGERFCVRNSGATAVVEGVGDHGCEYMTGGRVVVLGDTGRNFAAGMSGGIAYVYDPFGKLGDNLNTELVEIEELEAEDVEFLAGIVKEHRAETDSPVAAAILDDWETTQGKFAKVMPRDYKRVLQAIDAAEREGRDVNEAIMEAARG